In Alosa alosa isolate M-15738 ecotype Scorff River chromosome 19, AALO_Geno_1.1, whole genome shotgun sequence, a genomic segment contains:
- the LOC125284122 gene encoding epithelial cell-transforming sequence 2 oncogene-like produces the protein MEFESLNSSSKQRPWHRRSRDYQPPLMDGIDGLLNENVSDVRFSAWTPIINKSSNQQLFQERTTLIFHWFDLWTDQQRKQFMDDLLLRCSHSQRKFARDWLIEVVPIKHMDFTSVLPRCLSLYIFTFLNPMELCKAVQVSWHWKFLAEQDCLWSDRCVRRGWFLPYTPSNREFGAWKTHYINCASSLDYLTPREAAEVYGTLNETVGETEEKKERLREHMIRKAIREKAAEFKRGSVKSRRAWLSNSWTAGSQASSVHGHQKPSGMGLTSSLVILGEKCRSQLSLQNKEDVVFPSKRSNMEQTSLTTSMRSHIKLSSFRTCTGPTCVNLVLISSRVPAYELLLAGAHVSVEPLLYDHSTATLELLLIQAERLTQGRRVQSIGLITDGSTEEIHIIQGLTVSESTVLNPKVREFWENISGWIIPQTEGGSMDIFLPLAASTSGANLVRKLASLTGLDIRVPSGICTGSYQLILSEWWGAGQFPPLTYFSEGPLLSWCWQAEWLEEALGGLREHMGPQLHRLSRETQGRMLGQFLCDRVNLPDTLVKSEVTAALTEALMALCVERPERPVEFLGRFLQRRSEGTAGMESDTVGQTKSTNKGVLSPLTELPQDIVSEADRRWAVVRELKWSESRYIQRLQSVRREYYTPLRAALDSNRALLSSANILMVFAPVLDILEVNSVFLRDLTERLEEWNPQQCVGDIFKKLCTKLWVYTNFFNNYPTILKTIDKCKEILPAFRSFLKRHDRTPNTFMLSLQELLLAPSARVEEYVTLLQALSVHSPPEHKEHGHLTSSLITMSSYRSFLRKLKRSVDSDVRMQETQRMIQSCPNLKEGDRYLITTQDVALLKCSNEDIIASLRMYEQVRDLGLFLFNDALVLSERHVSYQPYSHALRTSHTFLASVALHSLVLRDIADTKYVQNAFVLEGPKRQWICATEKEDNKLTWLSALKSAISAALKER, from the exons ATGGAATTTGAGTCGCTAAATTCAAGCAGCAAGCAACGTCCTTGGCATCGTAGGTCCAGAGACTACCAACCCCCATTAATGGACGGAATCGACGGATTACTGAATGAAAATGTTTCGGATGTCAGATTTAGTGCTTGGACACCAATCATTAATAAATCATCAAATCAGCAG CTCTTTCAGGAGAGAACAACTCTAATATTTCACTGGTTTGACCTGTGGACTGACcagcagaggaaacagtttATGGATGACCTACTTTTGAGATGCTCCCATTCACAGCGGAA GTTTGCTAGAGACTGGCTGATAGAAGTGGTGCCAATCAAACACATGGATTTCACATCAGTGCTACCTCgttgcctctctctctacatcttcACCTTTCTTAATCCCATGGAGCTCTGCAAGGCTGTGCAGGTGTCCTGGCACTGGAAGTTTCTGGCAGAACAG GATTGCTTATGGTCGGACAGGTGTGTGCGACGGGGCTGGTTCCTGCCATACACACCATCCAACAGGGAGTTTGGGGCTTGGAAAACTCACTACATCAACTGTGCCTCAAGCTTAGACTACCTGACACCACGGGAGGCTGCGGAGGTGTATGGCACCCTGAACGAGACCGTTGGCGAGAccgaggagaagaaggagagactgagagagcacATGATACGAAAGGCCATCAGGGAAAAGGCCGCAGAATTCAAGA GAGGCTCAGTGAAATCTAGAAGAGCCTGGTTAAGTAACAGCTGGACCGCTGGATCACAGGCCAGTAGTGTTCATGGCCACCAGAAACCATCAGGAATGGGACTAACCTCATCTCTGGTCATTTTAGGG GAAAAGTGCCGGTCACAGTTGTCACTGCAAAATAAAGAAGATGTGGTTTTTCCAAGCAAAAGATCCAACATGGAGCAGACATCACTTACAACATCAATGAG GTCACATATTAAGCTGTCAAGTTTCAGAACATGTACAGGTCCAACTTGTGTTAACCTGGTCCTGATCTCATCCAGAGTACCTGCATATGAG CTGCTGCTGGCTGGCGCCCATGTCTCAGTGGAGCCGCTGCTGTATGACCACAGCACTGCCACCCTGGAGCTGCTTCTGATTCAGGCTGAGAGGCTCACACAGGGCCGGAGGGTCCAGAGCATAGGCCTCATCACAGATGGGAGCACTGAGGAGATTCATATCATACAAG GACTGACGGTTAGTGAGAGCACAGTCCTTAACCCCAAGGTGAGGGAATTCTGGGAAAATATATCAGGTTGGATTATTCCCCAGACTGAGGGGGGAAGCATGGATATATTCCTACCTCTGGCAGCCTCCA CCTCGGGAGCCAACCTGGTGAGGAAGCTGGCCTCTCTAACTGGGCTGGACATTAGGGTCCCCTCTGGCATCTGCACTGGCTCCTACCAGCTCA tcCTCAGTGAGTGGTGGGGGGCAGGCCAGTTCCCTCCGCTGACGTATTTCAGTGAGGGGCCCCTGCTGAGCTGGTGCTGGCAGGCCGAGTGGCTGGAGGAGGCCCTTGGGGGCCTCAGGGAGCACATGGGGCCACAGCTCCACAGGCTGAGTAGAGAGACACAGGGCCGCATGCTGG GTCAGTTTCTGTGTGACAGAGTGAACCTACCAGACACCCTTGTCAAGTCTGAGGTCACAGCAGCGTTGACTGAAGCCCTGATGGCACTGTGTGTAGAAAGACCT GAGAGGCCTGTGGAATTTCTGGGGAGGTTCTTGCAGAGAAGATCCGAGGGCACTGCTGGCATGGAGTCTGACACGGTGGGCCAGACCAAGAGCACAAATAAAGGAGTCCTCAGTCCACTCACTGAGCTGCCACAG GACATTGTCAGTGAGGCGGACAGGCGCTGGGCAGTGGTCAGAGAGCTGAAGTGGAGTGAGAGCCGATACATCCAGCGCCTCCAGAGTGTGAGAAGAGAGTACTACACCCCTCTCAGGGCGGCCCTGGACTCCAACCGGGCCCTCCTCAGCTCTGCCAACATTCTCATGGTCTTCGCTCCTGTCCTCGATATACTGGAGGTCAACAG TGTCTTTCTCAGGGACCTGACTGAGCGTCTAGAGGAATGGAATCCACAGCAGTGTGTTGGTGACATATTCAAAAAGCTCTGCACCAAGCTGTGGGTCTACACCAATTTCTTCAATAACTATCCGACTATCCTCAAAACCATAGACAAG TGCAAAGAAATACTACCTGCATTTCGATCATTTTTGAAAAGACACGATAGAACACCCAACACATTCATGCTGAG TCTCCAGGAGCTGCTGCTAGCTCCGTCTGCTCGTGTTGAGGAGTATGTGACTCTACTGCAGGCCCTTTCTGTGCACTCCCCTCCTGAACACAAAGAGCACGGTCACCTAACGTCTTCCCTGATCACGATGTCCAGCTACAGGTCCTTCTTACGCAAG TTGAAGAGGAGTGTGGACAGTGACGTGCGAATGCAGGAGACCCAGCGGATGATTCAGAGCTGCCCT AATTTAAAAGAGGGGGACAGATATTTAATCACAACACAAGATGTGGCATTATTGAAGTGCTCAAATGAGGACATCATTGCCTCCCTCAG GATGTACGAGCAGGTCAGAGACTTGGGACTGTTCCTTTTTAATGACGCTCTGGTGCTAAGTGAGAGGCACGTTTCCTACCAGCCATACAGCCATGCTCTCAGGACATCCCATACCTTTTTGGCCTCTGTGGCGCTCCATAGTCTTGTCCTCAGAGACATAGCTGACACCAAAT ATGTTCAGAACGCGTTTGTGCTGGAGGGCCCAAAGCGTCAGTGGATCTGTGCAACTGAGAAAGAGGACAACAAGCTCACGTGGCTGTCTGCCTTGAAGAGTGCCATCAGTGCTGCCCTAAAGGAGCGCTAG
- the ccdc28a gene encoding coiled-coil domain-containing protein 28A, which translates to MEERKIKRKSPRPATNSQSGPPSTARKNASSKNLGFSGMGTHSSQKNKYKRGMRDKPRPQSQSGKSGQTAPTQHTFLTDVSDVQEMEKGLLSLLNDFHSGKLQAFGNECSIDQMEHVREMQEKLARLHFDLYGEMDEKPEDQHKQACDANMDKLLLNLEELSSSILKLNLADSQDVPRTSSM; encoded by the exons ATGGAGGAAAGGAAGATTAAACGTAAAAGCCCTAGGCCAGCCACAAACTCCCAATCTGGTCCTCCCAGCACAGCCAGGAAAAATGCATCAAGTAAAAACCTTGGCTTTAGTGGCATGGGTACGCATTCTAGTCAGAAGAACAAGTATAAAAG GGGAATGAGAGACAAGCCAAGACCACAGAGCCAATCAGGCAAGAGCGGACAGACTGCCCCCACCCAACACACCTTCCTCACAGATGTCTCCGATGTCCAGGAGATGGAAAAGGGCCTTCTCAGTTTACTGAATGATTTTCACTCCGGTAAACTTCAAGCTTTTG GTAACGAGTGCTCTATTGATCAAATGGAACATGTCAGAGAGATGCAGGAGAAACTTGCCAGGCTGCACTTTGATCTGTACGGAGAGATGGATGAGAAGCCAGAAGACCAGCACAAGCAGGCCTGTGACGCCAACATGGATAAATTACTattgaat cTGGAAGAGCTCAGTTCATCAAT ACTGAAGCTCAACCTTGCAGATAGTCAAGACGTGCCCCGGACATCCAGCATGTAA
- the LOC125284575 gene encoding uncharacterized protein LOC125284575 isoform X2 produces the protein MSTWRRRSKYNCKANREDKHVHRGPDRVDILTFKYKEMCKMDSSSDSESDASPRWSDTSSKGNVSSAAERKAAQKLPSMTHKPTGWHNVCIDPYDGSSEDSCTSTNDSRRPKKGSCRFWVKFRRGSAMHGPLPKEVKRSGPADGAGDIHMLSDPEIDITNQKGHWPSSDVNGSEAKMLEDSGVFTKSLSDSPSPVLLTDGGDCVQSLHGPSNENSQETGTQPPDYISGHDSLFKRKLFPAQGEMGYWNRKRQCVTKMGRESNSP, from the exons ATGTCAACGTGGAGGCGACGGTCAAAATATAATTGCAAAG CAAATCGAGAAGACAAACATGTCCACAGAGGCCCAGACAGAGTGGATATACTAACATTTAAATACAAG GAAATGTGTAAAATGGACTCAAGCTCTGATTCAGAGTCCGACGCGAGCCCTAGGTGGTCAGACACCAGCAGCAAG GGCAATGTCAGCAGTGCAGCAGAAAGAAAAGCTGCACAGAAACTGCCATCAATGACACACAAACCAACTGGATGGCATAATGTG TGTATAGATCCGTATGATGGAAGCTCAGAGGATTCCTGCACCTCCACGAATGATTCCAGACGGCCAAAGAAGGGCAGCTGCCGGTTTTGGGTAAAGTTCCGGAGAGGGTCAGCCATGCATGGCCCTCTCCCCAAGGAGGTGAAGAGGAGTGGCCCAGCTGATGGTGCAGGAGACATCCACATGTTAAGCGACCCAGAGATTGATATCACCAACCAGAAGGGACACTGGCCATCTAGCGATGTGAACGGTTCAGAGGCAAAGATGTTAGAAGATAGCGGCGTGTTCACCAAATCTCTTTCTGACTCACCTAGCCCCGTGCTGTTGACTGATGGAGGTGATTGTGTGCAGTCTTTGCATGGTCCATCCAATGAAAACAGTCAAGAGACAGGAACACAGCCACCTGACTATATCTCAGGTCATGATTCACTTTTCAAAAGGAAGCTGTTTCCTGCCCAGGGTGAAATGGGGTATTGGAACAGGAAAAGGCAATGTGTGACTAAAATGGGCAGAGAGAGCAACAGTCCTTAG
- the LOC125284575 gene encoding uncharacterized protein LOC125284575 isoform X1: MSTWRRRSKYNCKVFCHFLFTANREDKHVHRGPDRVDILTFKYKEMCKMDSSSDSESDASPRWSDTSSKGNVSSAAERKAAQKLPSMTHKPTGWHNVCIDPYDGSSEDSCTSTNDSRRPKKGSCRFWVKFRRGSAMHGPLPKEVKRSGPADGAGDIHMLSDPEIDITNQKGHWPSSDVNGSEAKMLEDSGVFTKSLSDSPSPVLLTDGGDCVQSLHGPSNENSQETGTQPPDYISGHDSLFKRKLFPAQGEMGYWNRKRQCVTKMGRESNSP; the protein is encoded by the exons ATGTCAACGTGGAGGCGACGGTCAAAATATAATTGCAAAG TGTTCTGCCACTTTCTCTTTACAGCAAATCGAGAAGACAAACATGTCCACAGAGGCCCAGACAGAGTGGATATACTAACATTTAAATACAAG GAAATGTGTAAAATGGACTCAAGCTCTGATTCAGAGTCCGACGCGAGCCCTAGGTGGTCAGACACCAGCAGCAAG GGCAATGTCAGCAGTGCAGCAGAAAGAAAAGCTGCACAGAAACTGCCATCAATGACACACAAACCAACTGGATGGCATAATGTG TGTATAGATCCGTATGATGGAAGCTCAGAGGATTCCTGCACCTCCACGAATGATTCCAGACGGCCAAAGAAGGGCAGCTGCCGGTTTTGGGTAAAGTTCCGGAGAGGGTCAGCCATGCATGGCCCTCTCCCCAAGGAGGTGAAGAGGAGTGGCCCAGCTGATGGTGCAGGAGACATCCACATGTTAAGCGACCCAGAGATTGATATCACCAACCAGAAGGGACACTGGCCATCTAGCGATGTGAACGGTTCAGAGGCAAAGATGTTAGAAGATAGCGGCGTGTTCACCAAATCTCTTTCTGACTCACCTAGCCCCGTGCTGTTGACTGATGGAGGTGATTGTGTGCAGTCTTTGCATGGTCCATCCAATGAAAACAGTCAAGAGACAGGAACACAGCCACCTGACTATATCTCAGGTCATGATTCACTTTTCAAAAGGAAGCTGTTTCCTGCCCAGGGTGAAATGGGGTATTGGAACAGGAAAAGGCAATGTGTGACTAAAATGGGCAGAGAGAGCAACAGTCCTTAG